AATCTTTTTCCATCATGTCCTGCCTTTCAAGGCGGGACTTTTTTTTGGTTAATATCTGCCTATAGATAGTCAAGAATCATAAAAAGGTTAGCTCCCTTCCAATCTACATTTGGGTCATATCACTATAAGTCATTTGCGCAGATGACGGGATCAGTTATTTAGAGGGGAAATCACAAAAACCAATATCTAATCTCGTTGTATGAAAAGAAACGTATTTCACCTGCTGGCGTTGCTGGCGGGACTGCTACTCTATTCCTCAATATTTGCACAGACAAGAGGAGTAGAGGGAACAGTGACCGATGAAAAAAAACAGCCTGTCAGCTTCGCCTCCGTCATCGTTAAAGGCACATCCAAAGGGACAACCACCGCGCAGGACGGCTCGTTTAAACTGGATGTATCCCCTAATGCCATACTGGTTATCCGTGCTGTCGGATATACGGTTAAAGAGATTCCAATTGGTAATGAACAACACTTCAATATCACGCTCACAGAGAATGCCAGCGATCTGAATGAAGTGGTCGTAACTGCATTGGGCGTTAGAAAAGAGAAAAGGAACCTCACCTTCAGCGCACAGGAAGTAAAAAGCGATGAGATCCTGCGTGCCAGAGAACCGAATGTATTAAATGCGCTGACTGGTAAAGTAGCCGGCGTACAGATCACCAGTTCCTCCGGTATGCCTGGTAGTTCATCCCGTATAGTCATCCGCGGTATTACGTCCATTTCCGGAGAAAACCAGGCGCTGTTTGTAATGGATGGTGTTCCTATTAATAATGATGAAAGTGGCGGCACCTATAATGGCGGTTCAGGCACTAACAGGCTGGCAGATATAGACCCTGCTACTATTGAAAGTATCAATGTCCTGAAAGGCGCCGCTGCTACTGCACTATATGGTTCTGCCGGGGCACGTGGCGTTATACTGATCACCACTAAAAGAGGGAGTGCAGGACGTAAACCAACAGTCAGCATTTCGTCAGGATTGTCTTTTGAGAAGACTATCTATCCTGATCGTCAATACCTGTATGCTCAGGGAGACAAAGGTGTATTCTTTGATGGAGATACGCGAAAAAGCAGTACTTCCTGGGGCCCACGCATGGATACTTTAACTGCCAATGGACAAAAGGTTAAAGCACATCATCCGCTGGACGAATTTTTCAGAACTGGTGTTACATCTAACAGTACCGTCAGCGTCTCCGGAGGAGGGCCGACATCTAATTATTTTATGTCGTATTCCTACTTCGATCAGAAGGGTACCATTCCAAATACGTCATATGCCCGTCATAGTGCGTTCGCAAAATTCAGCACACAGATACTGGAGAATCTGAATGCTACCTTCCAGATGACCTATTCTACGGCCAATAACAAAAAAATGCCGGAAGGTTACGGACTCGAATCTCCTCTCTGGACTGTATTCTCCGCACCCGTGTCCTACGATCTCAAACCGGCACTGAATCCGGATGGTTCACAGCGCCTGTATCGCTATAGCCGTAACAATCCATACTGGGTGCTGGACAATGTGCTGAACACCACCGTTGTTAACCGATTCCTGCCTGTATTCACATTTGTATATACACCGTTTGACTGGCTCTCTGTAACTGAGCGCGCAGGTGCTGACATTTATACTGATCAGCAAAACTATCACGTGAACATGAACGATATTACTTATGCTACCGGGTTAACGTATAATACAAACAAGAACTTCAGGCAGTTCAACCATGACTTCATTGTTCAGCTGAGAAAACAATTCGATAAAACGAATGTAAGTCTGATGCTGGGTAACAACGTCTATTCCGAACACGGTGATTTCATGACCGTATTAGGTCTGGGACTGGCCAAGGCAGGCTACTACAACATGGCCAGCGCGTCTGCGATCACGTATACCGGCACAGAATACCTGCGCAGAAAAATAGGTTTCTACGCACAGGCTGAGGTAGATTATAACCGCATGCTGGTATTATCATTAACGGGCAGATACGATGGCAGTTCTGTATTATCCAGAGACAACGCCTACTATCCGTATGGCTCTGTTGCCGGCGGATTTATCTTCTCTGAATTATTCAGGGACGACAGACTGAAAAAAGCGATCAACTTCGGAAAGATCAGGGCTTCCTATGCTACTGTCGGTAATGATAATGTAAAACCGTATGCCACGACCACGCCTTACTATCAGGCTACGATCTATGGTGATGTGAGCAGTAACCTGACCTTCCCCTATAATGGACAGAACGGGTTTCTCATCAATACAGCTGTAGGTAATCCGAATCTGAAAAACGAATTGCAGAAAGAGTATGAACTGGGTCTTGAAATGAAAATGTTTGAAAGCAGGATAGGATTAGAAGCCTCCTATTTCAACAGACACATGTCACAGGGCATTGTTGAAAACATCTCTCTTGCCAATTCTACCGGCTACGCCAGCACGACCATCAACTCGGCGAAGATGTCAACAAAAGGGGTTGAAATATTATTGAACCTGACACCGGTAAAAACAAAAGACTTCAGCTGGGATATGACGATCAACTACACAAAGCTGAAACAACGTGTAGAGCAGGTGAGTGACAAACTGGGGCAAACCAGTATCGGTGGCATCTATGCGAAAAACGGTGAGCCATGGGGATTGCTGTTTGGAACTAAATACGCACGTACAGCAGATGGTCAGCTGCGCATCAATGATGCAGGTTTACCTTATGCCTCCGGTGAATTTGAAGCAGTAGGCAACATTACACCCGACTGGATAGGAGGGATCACCAATCAGTTCCGCTACAAACAATTCAACCTGAGTTTCTTCTTTGATACAAAACAAGGCGGTGACGTCCTCAACTCTGATGACGGATATGGCCTTTACTATGGCACTTCCAAACAGACAGAGAACAGGGCCGACAGGGTAGTGGCCGGTGTCAGTGACGCAACAGGTGCCCCTAATAAACAGGTAGTAACAGGACAGGCTTATTTCCAGCAGATCAGCGGTATTACAGAAGCCTTTATACAGCATGCATCTTATATCAAACTGCGTAACGTAAGCCTCTCATACACATTCAGCAAAGGTGCATCCAGACGCATTCCGTTCAAAGATGCCGCTATCGTGCTGACAGGCCGCAACCTGTGGATCCATAAAGACAAGAGTTTTACAGGCGGAGACCCCGAGGTGAACTCATGGGGCGCTGGTAACGGCGGACTAGGGGTATATACCTTCTCTGCACCAACCAGCCGTTCATTTGACTGCACTTTAAAATTCACGTTCTAGTAAATCACTCAACATGAAAAGACCATTCATTATAACGTCATTACTGGCCGTTTTAACGCTGTCAGCATGCAACAAGTTCCTGGACGTCAATTCAAATCCAAACGTGCCTTCTGACGTCTCTGAATCACTTTTACTGGCACCACTGGAAGCAAGTGTGTCACAATATATTGCTGCAGGCAATGCGGCTACATTGGTCAACCAATGGATGCAGAACTGTGTTCCCAATCAGCCGATGCCTAATACGGCAAATTATATGGTGACAAGTTCCAACTTTGATGACTTCTGGAACTCCTACTATGTCATCGTACTGAATAACCTGAGCATACTCGACAAACAGGCCACCGCCAATGGCAATCCGAAGTATGCCGGTATTGCGAAAGTACTGACCGCCTATACAATAGGCACTGCGACTGATCTTTGGGGAGACATTCCCTATTCAGAGGCATTTACAGGCACCGGCAATACAACACCTGTATACGACAAGCAGGAAGATATTTACAAAAGCATACAATCCTTGCTGGATGAAGCGATCACACAGCTGCGATCCGACGAAGGTAAAACGCCCGGCTCTGACGACTATTACTTCGCAGGTGATATGTCTAAATGGGTAAAAGTGGCCTACACACTGAAAGCACGTTACTACATGCATCTTACAGAAGCACCGGGATATGACGCTAAAACACAGGCCAACCTGGCATTGGCAGCACTCAGTAATGGCATGAGCAGTAATGATGACGACTGTGCATTCACTTACAATGGTACTTCTACTTCTTCCAATGCCTGGTACCTGCATTTCTATAACACATCTACGCTAGTGCTCTCTTCGCACTATGTAGATTCGCTGGTGAAATACGCAGATCCGCGGTTACCATACCTGGTAAGCAAAGCAGAGAATACAGGACAATATAACGGCAATGTGATTGGTACAGGTGCCGGCGCGTTACAGGACTTCTCAGTAGCCGGCAGCTTTTATGGAGGCATCGCTTCAAAAGTATACATCTTAAATACAGCGGAGGCCTTATTCCTCAAAGCAGAAGCCACCTACATCACAAGCGACTATACAGCGGCACAACCTATATTCAGGGAAGCCGTGACTGGTAATCTTGTTAAACTGGGTATTGACACCAACAGTGTGTCTGCAAAAACATTCCTTTCCAAAAGAGGAGTACTTCAGGCAAACAATGCCTTACAACTGATCATCGAAGAAAAAGCAACCGCTAATTTTCTTTCCATAGAAAACTATACTGACTGGAGACGTACAGGTTACCCTGCACTGAAAATGATACCTAATAACACGGTGACAAACCTGCCACGCAGATTCCTCTATCCGTTGAACGAGATCACGGCTAATCCGAGAGCGTTACAAACTGCGAAGCTGACGGATAAAGTATGGTGGGATAGCTGAGTGACTAAAGTATCACAATAAAAAAAGGGAGCATGCCTGATGGCTGCTCCCTTTTTTATGCATGCTAACAGCAATTATTTAATGAAGAATACGGCTCTTACTTCAGCACGTACTTTGATCTTTTTGAATGAAGAAGCATCAGCTGTTTCAGCAGCAGCTGCTGAACGCACCATCATGTTAGAGAAAACAGGCTGAACATCAGAATAATTATCAGTGTTGATTTCCTGTACCTCCAGCACGCCATCGATATTACTGTTGATGGCATCCAGCATATAAACAGCTTTTGCTTTAGCAGCCTGTAATGCTTTTATTTTTACCTGTTTGCGGTAATCTTCCATTTTGCTGTGTGTATAGCTGCTGATGTTTACGCTCTCAATACCTTCGTCATCCACTGCGCCAAGGATGCTGTTTACCTTATCCAGGTTGCTCAGCTTAAGACGATATTGTTTACGCGCCATGAAATCCGGATCTTTTTTCTTTTTGGTCCACAGCTGATCGTAGTTGCTACCAAACACATTAGCAATGGTCAGGTCTTTGGATGAGATACCTGCTTCTTTTACTGCTTTCTGGAGTTGTACCTCCAGCGTATTCATGTCTACTTTGGTTCCTTTATCTTTATACTCGCGCAGTGCGATATCCAGATAGATCTCATCAGGCGTGATCTCTACCTCTGCGGAGCCTGTTACTTCAATCTTCTTAACAGGAGGTCTGTTATCTGTCTGCTGTGCCTGTGATAAAGACGCTATTAATAATCCTGCCATTAAAAACATTACCTTTCTCATACTGTTGTGATTTGATGTTAAAATGAATATTAGTTTCCGTTGTTCGCCTATATGATGCGGCAAAATATTCCGATTCCATAAAAGGGCAAAAAAATATTTTGTCAGTATACCAGGCCCCAACACTTTACGATTAAAGATATATGGGGCGTCTGACTGTAACGGATGAGCCATAGATATGTTACACTGAATATTTTATTTATTTTACTGACACAGTAATAAGCCTATGACCAGAATTTTGTTGGTTTTGATAGGATTGTCATGGCTACTTTTATTATCCCATACACCGGTACAAGCCCAGCTACAGACTCCTTATATATTGAATGGGGCTGCGACACAACGGACGTGCAACTGCTATGTTTTAACGGAAGATCAGGGTACTTCGAGCGGTACAGTATGGAATAAGAATAAGATCAGCCTGAACGATTCATTTGACTACTTTTTTGATGTAAACCTGGGATGCAAGGATGAAAATGGTGCAGATGGCATCGGATTCATTCTGCAAACACAGGGCACCAACCTGGGGGCCACTGGTCAGGGGATCGGCTTTCAGAATATCAGACCATCGCTGGGAGTGATCATTGATACATGGCAGAATAGCGACGATGGTGACCCTTATTACGACCATGTGTCCATTCAGATCAATGGAGACATTTCGCACAGCAGCACTAACAATCTGGCCGGTCCTGTTACGGCACTGGCCGGAAGCGACAATATTGAAGACTGTAACTGGCATATCTTCCATATCAAATGGAATGCGGTCACTAAACAACTGGATGTCAGCATTGATGATTCGCTGCGCCTGCGTATAACCAAAGACTTGGTAACCGATGTATTCGGCAACGACCCTATGGTATATTGGGGCTTTGGCGCTGCTACCGGAGGAGCGTCCAATAAACAACAGTTCTGTGCGGCACTCCGTCCTGAATTACAGTTTGACAACAACCAGTTATTCTGTGACGGGTCAGCCATCGTCTTTGAGGACGACTCCAAATCATTTGGTACCATCACCCGCTGGCGATGGGATTTCGGCGATGGAACTACATCTGCAATAGCAGATCCTCCTCCTCATACCTACGCAAAACCTGGTAAATACCAGGTAAAAATGATCATAGAAGATAACAGTGGATGTGTGTCTGACACGATGAAGCAGGACATTACAATTGGCAGTTATCCGGTGCCTGACTTCTCTTACGATTCTCTTTGCACAGGAAGACCCATCAGCATCAGGGATCAAACAACCGTCGCTGTTGGTACGCTTCGTCAGTGGACATGGGACATGGGTAACGGGGTGATAGATCATTCATCATCGCCGGTCATCGCCTATGATAACACAGGGAATTACACAGTGACCTTGCAGGTCATGACAGCAGAAGGCTGCGGCGCAGCCACCACGAAACAGGTAAACGTATATCCCACACCTGCTATTACTGCTACGGGGGGAAGTGTGTGTATCGGTGACGCGATTCCGTTTACCGGCACTGATCTGACACCCGCTATCCCACTTGCACAGTGGTACTGGAACTTTGATAACGGACAACAGCAAACCGGTCAGCACATCGACTATATCTATCCCGCGGGAGGCGACTATCAGGCATCTGTACATGCGATGAGTAATAAAGGATGTTTTACTGATACGGTCTATATTCCCGTGACAGTCACTGATATAAACCTGTATGTCGGGCGGGATACGCTCATTGCACGGGGACAACCATTACAACTCAACGCTGCCGCCAACGGTAATAACCTGCAGTATAACTGGACACCGGATATTGGATTATCTGATCCATATGCGGCCAATCCGGTTGCGTTACTACGTAATGATCAGACTTACTACCTGGCGGTTACTTCTCCCCAGGGTTGCATTGCATTAGACACCATAAACGTGAAAGTATATGCCGGTCCGGAGTTTTATGTACCGTCCGCATTTTCGCCCAATAATGACGGTTTAAATGACGTTTTCAGGGCTATCTCACCAGGTGTACCCGAACTGGATTTCTTTTGTGTATGGAACAGATGGGGACAAGAGGTATTCCGCACACAGTCACTTTCAACAGGATGGGATGGCTCATACAAGGGACAACAGATGCCTGCCGGCACTTATGTGTGGATGATACAGGGAACGGACTATACCGGGAGAATGTTTAATAGAAAGGGGACTGTGACAATAGTGAGATAGCTAAGAATTTGAAATAGAAATGCAGCGGAAATAAACCAGTATAATGCGTAGCAGGATCTTATAAAAGGGAAAGGGATTTCAATATTGAAATCCCTTTCCCTTTTATAAGATCCGACATTAATATGCTGCAAACATTTCGGTAGCAGCAAGGGTATTTATACTTCATTCCTAATTCTTCCTCGCATCTTCCATTGTCTTCAGGAAATCATACAGGTCACTCATTGACGTTATCTTATCTACCGCCAGTATAAAGTTCTTACCTACCTGCCTCAGCTTCGCATTATTCACCCGGGTCTGAATATAGGTGAGAATGTGATTAAAGGTAGGTGATTCGAAGTATGGAGAATCTGGATTGTTGATGAAATAACAACGCAATTTTTCTTCTTTCAGCATCATCTTTTCAAAGCCAAGTTTGATCGCCATCCAACGGCAACGGATCATACAGAACAGATCTTTGACCGGCTCAGGTATAGGACCAAAGCGGTCCTGCATCTCAGCTTCAAATGCCTGGAGTTTGCTTTCCAGTGTGATGTTATCCAGTTCCTGATAGAGATTCAGACGTTCCTGTATACTTTCTACATAGCTATCTGGAATCAGTATTTCCAGGTCAGTATCAATCGTACAGTCGCTGACGAAATCTTTCTTCTCTTCCAGTTGCTCTTTAAAGAGATCACGGAATTCGTTCTGCTTCAGTTCACGGATAGCTTCATCCAGGATCTTCTGATACATATCAAATCCTATCTCTGCCATGAATCCGCTTTGCTCACCACCCAGCAGGTTACCGGCACCACGGATATCCAGGTCACGCATGGCGATCTGGAAACCACTACCCAGTTCACTATGCTGTTCCAGTGTTTGCAGGCGCTTACGGCTATCACCAGGTAAGGTGCTCATCGGAGGTGCTAACAGGTAACAGAATGCCTTTTTGTTACTACGTCCTACACGTCCGCGCAGCTGATGCAGATCACTTAATCCGAAATGATGTGCGTTGTTGATGATAATGGTATTCGCGTTAGGAATGTCCACACCACTTTCGACTATGTTGGTACATACCAGTACATCATATTTACGATCGATGAAATCGAGTATCACTTCTTCCAGCTGATGTCCTTCCATCTGGCCATGTGCTGTTGCAATAGACAGGTCAGGACACAGCCCTTTGATCAGACTACTCATTTCACCCAGGCCCTTCACACGGTTGTATACAAAGTATACCTGTCCGCCACGCTCTGTTTCGTAATAGATCGCATCACGGATCAGGTCCTGATCGAAGACATGTACTTCTGTTTCTATCGGCTGTCTGTTAGGCGGAGGCGTATTGATCACTGACAGGTCTCTCGCACCCATGAGTGAGAACTGCAATGTTCTCGGTATAGGTGTAGCCGTTAGTGTCAATGTATCCACGTTTACTTTGAGTTGTTTTAGTTTCTCTTTCGCAGATACACCAAACTTCTGTTCTTCATCGACAACGAGTACACCCAGGTCTTTAAACTTCACCTCCTTACCTAATAAAGCATGCGTACCGATGATGATATCGATCTTCCCTTCGGCCAGTCTTTGCAGTGTTTCCTTCTTCTCTTTGGCCGATTTGAAACGGTTCAGATAATCGACAGTACAAGGGAAGTCTTTCAGACGTTCTGAGAAAGTCTTAAAGTGCTGGAACGCCAGGATAGTCGTAGGCACCAATACAGCAGCCTGTTTACCATCTACGATGGATTTAAAGGCAGCGCGTATTGCAATTTCGGTTTTACCGAAACCAACATCACCACACACCAGGCGGTCCATTGGAGAAGGAGACTCCATATCACGCTTCACATCGGCAGTCGCCTTACTTTGATCAGGCGTATCTTCATACAGGAAGGATGCTTCCAGTTCTGTTTGCAGATAGGTATCCAGTGTATGGGCAAAGCCCTGCTGTGCCTTACGTGCTGCATATAGTGTGATCAGGTCTTTCGCAATATCCTTAACCTGCGTTTTAGCCTTTTCTTTCAGCTTATCCCAGGCATCGCTACCGAGTTTATTCACCCGCGGTTCAACACCTTCCTTACCCGAATATTTACTGATCTTATGCAGCGAGTTAATGTTTACATACAAGAGGTCATTGTTCTTGTAAATAATGCGGATCGCCTCCTGCATTTTACCACCAACTTCTATCTTCTGCAAACCGCTATATACCCCTACACCATGATCAATATGCGTTACGAAATCACCTGCCTGTAGCTCACGCAGGGTTTTCATCGTAATCGCCTTGTTCTTGTTATAGGCCTGCTTTACCTTGTATTTATGATAACGCTGGAAGATCTGATGATCAGTGTAGACAACCAGCTTCAGTGAGTGATCAATAAAGCCATGGCTGACAGGTAGAGGAATAGGGTAGAAGGTAAATTCGGCCTTCAGGTCTTCAAAGATGCTACGCAGCCTTTCCAGCTGACGGGCATTCTCTGCAAATATGAAAAGCGCGTATTTATTCTTATTGTGCGTGTCCAGGTCCTTGATCAGCATTTCAAACTGTCTGTTAAAGACAGGTTGTTCCTGCGTCTCGAAATTCAGCGGTGTAAATGAGCGATTGGTCTCTGACCACCACTGCCGGCTGCCAAACACAATACAGTGCCTGCCCAGCATTTGCTGCATCAGAGGATGTGCTTTGACGAAATCAGCTTCGGTGAGTGTGATGGTATCATCATCGCCGACTTTTACGGACTGCCCTGTTTGCAGGAATACGTCCAGTCGTTCTTCCATCTGCAATACCACTTCCTGCACATAACCGGGATCTTTCATCCAGATAACGGTATTCTCAGGAAGGAATTCAAATAAAGAAGCTTTCTGATGATCCATTCCCTGTGTGTCCATATTGGCGATCAGTGTCACCTGGTTGAGCTTCCTTTCGCTCAGCTGACTTTCCGGATCAAACAGACGGATAGAGTCGATATCTTCTCCGAAGAGCTCAATACGGTATGGCTTCTCATTACCAAAAGAATAGATATCGAGGATGCCTCCACGTACTGCATATTGTCCCGGTTCGTACACAAAATCTGTGAACTCAAAACCCCAGGTTACCAGCCTATCCAGCAGATCATCTACTTTCAGCACATCACCCACTTTCAGTTGCACCATATTGCTGGTAAAAGCAACAGACGCAGCTACTTTTTCCCAAAGTGCTTCAGGATAGGTAACCAGTACCTTCTTGTGTATAGAGGGCCCGGAGAACTTCATCAGTGCTTCCGTGCGCAACATACTGTGACTACTGTTGATCTCGTTGAAATAGCCGGCCTTTTTAAAGGAGTCCGGAAAATAGAAGACGTCGAGTGCCTGGGTAACTGATTCCAGGTCATTATGGAAATAAGCAGCCTCTTCTCTGTCGTTCAGAATGAAAAGATGATTAACGGAGTTGGCCATCTCCCAAGCTCCCGCAGCTACGAATGTAGTGGCACTACCGGTTAATCCTGTTAATTGATAATACTGTGGATCGGACAAATGTATCCCTTTCACCAGCTGTTGCAGGCGGGAATCTCGCTGGTACAGTTGTAATACAGCCTGTATATTCATGAGGGTTGCAAAGATACGGAATTAGTACTATCAGTCCATACACAGTGTACCTGACCGGCTCAATCTGTTTACGGACTAAAATGGTTATATTTAGTATAAATAAATTCCACTCAAATGGCGGACCAATGGTATAAGGGACTGGTGACCCGTATCGTACAGGAAACCCATAACACCCGCCGGTTCTGGATACAGGTACCGGAAATGGAGCAATTCAACTTTAAGGCAGGGCAGTTCGTAACCCTTGATCTTCCCATACATGAACAAAAGAATAAACGGTGGCGCAGTTATTCCATTGCATCCCCCCCTGACGGCAGCAATGTCATTGAGCTCGTGATCGTATTGCTGGAAGGAGGCGCGGGCACCAATTACCTGTTCAATCACGTGGGGGAGGGGAGTGAGCTTATATTAAAAGGGCCATTGGGCCATTTTACCCTACCGGAACAGCTGGACAAGGACCTGTTCTTTATCTGCACAGGTACAGGCATCGCTCCCTTCCGGTCAATGGCACAATATATTAAAGCGCATGACCTGCCGCATCCCCCGATCCATCTGATCTATGGATGCCGGCAGCAGTGTGATCTGTTATATGCTGCTGAGATGTGGGAGCTGGAAAAAGAGTTGACGGATTTTCATTATACGCCCACACTGTCAAGGGATGAAAACGGCTGGCTGGGCAGGAAAGGGTACGTGCATCTCATCTACGAAGAACTGGCCAAAAACCAGCCGGCGCATTTCTTCCTATGCGGCTGGAAGAATATGATCGATGAGGCAAAACACCGGATCCTGGCGCTGGGTTATGACAGGCATGATATTCACCAGGAGCTGTACGGCTGAGAAAGGCCTGGCATCACGTACTATTGCCATCGGGGCAAATAAAAAGGCCACATCTTGGATGTGGCCTTTTATCATATATGAACGTATCCTATTCGTTGATCTTATTCAGCACGATCTCTTTCACTTTATCCATTGGCACTCTTTCCTGTTCCATACTATCGCGGTAACGGATGGTAACAGTATTGTCTTCCTTGGTCTGGTGATCGATGGTTACGCAGAATGGTGTGCCAATAGCATCCTGACGGCGGTAACGCTTACCGATAGCATCTTTCTCTTCGTAGAAGCAATGGAATGCTGGTTTACATTTATCCATCAGTTCCTTTGCGAGTTCAGGCAGACCGTCTTTCTTAGTCAGTGGGAAGATAGCCAGTTTAACAGGGGCCAGCTTCGCAGGCAGCTTCATTACTACACGGCTGTCTTCTTTGCCATCCTTGGTCAGATCTTCTTCGTAGTAAGCATCACAGATGGTTAACAGGAACATACGATCCAGACCGATAGAGGTTTCTATCACGTAAGGAATGTAGTTCTGGTTAATTTCTGTATCGAAGTACTGCATTTTCTTTCTGCTGAACTCCTGGTGTCTGCTCAGGTCATGATCTGTACGGCTGTGAATACCTTCTACCTCTTTGAAACCGATAGGGAATTCGTATTCAATATCCTCCGCAGCATCCGCATAGAATGCCAGTTTATCATGCACATGGAATCTGTACTTATTCGGATCGATGCCTAAGCTCTTATGCCATTTCAGACGCTCTTCCTTCCAGTATGCAAACCACTCTTTCTGGGTGCCAGGGCGCACGAAGAACTGCATTTCCATCTGCTCAAATTCACGCATACGGAAGATGAACTGACGGGCTACGATCTCGTTACGGAAAGCCTTACCTACCTGTGCGATACCAAAAGGTATCTTCATACGACCGGTTTTCTGCACGTTCAGGAAGTTTACAAAGATACCCTGAGCCGTTTCCGGACGCAGGTATATTTCACTTGCATCTTCTGCTACGCTACCCACCTGTGTGGAGAACATCAGGTTGAACTGACGCACCTCTGTCCAGTTAGCAGTGTTGCTAACGCTACATTTGATTTTATAAGTTTCGATCAGCGTTTTCAGACCTGCCAGGTCATCCGCTGCCAGTAATTCATTCATTTTAGCGATCAGCTCATCCCTGTTACCCTCTGGCAGGGTCTCAGCATGCGCTTCGATCAGGTGGTCTACACGATAGCGTTTTTTGCTATCCTTGTTATCGATCATTGGATCACTGAATCCATCTACGTGTCCGGATGCCTTCCAGATAGTTGGGTGCATGAAGATGGCAGAGTCAATCCCCACGATGTTTTCGTGCATCTGGGTCATGCTTTTCCACCAGTAATCGCGGATATTCTTCTTCAACTGTGCTCCGTTCTGGCCGTAATCATAGACAGCGCTTAAGCCATCATAAATTTCACTGGACTGAAATACGAAGCCGTATTCTTTACAATGCGAGATAATCGCCTGGAATTTGTTCTGATCTGTAGCCATAGTGGCGCAAATATAATAATGGTTTTCGGAATTAGAGGTGGCAGCTAGCTACCTTTTTCACTGGTCACAGGGGCTGTTACAGGCAGTTCATCCGTTTCCACGGGAACTTCCTTTACATATACGGCATATTCATTAGGTCTGATCTTCCCGCCGAAATGCTGTACATACACCTGGGTAAATTCGGCCCCAAAATACAGGATTATGGCTGAATAATACACCCAGAGCAGTATAATTACAATAGAGCCTGCTGCACCATAGGCCGTTCCGACCTTACTGGAGCCCAGGTACATTCCAATAGCGAACTTCCCCACCATAAACAGGATGGCTGTTGTGACCGCCCCGACAATGACATGTTTCCACTTTATCTTGGCATC
The DNA window shown above is from Chitinophaga agri and carries:
- a CDS encoding glycine--tRNA ligase — encoded protein: MATDQNKFQAIISHCKEYGFVFQSSEIYDGLSAVYDYGQNGAQLKKNIRDYWWKSMTQMHENIVGIDSAIFMHPTIWKASGHVDGFSDPMIDNKDSKKRYRVDHLIEAHAETLPEGNRDELIAKMNELLAADDLAGLKTLIETYKIKCSVSNTANWTEVRQFNLMFSTQVGSVAEDASEIYLRPETAQGIFVNFLNVQKTGRMKIPFGIAQVGKAFRNEIVARQFIFRMREFEQMEMQFFVRPGTQKEWFAYWKEERLKWHKSLGIDPNKYRFHVHDKLAFYADAAEDIEYEFPIGFKEVEGIHSRTDHDLSRHQEFSRKKMQYFDTEINQNYIPYVIETSIGLDRMFLLTICDAYYEEDLTKDGKEDSRVVMKLPAKLAPVKLAIFPLTKKDGLPELAKELMDKCKPAFHCFYEEKDAIGKRYRRQDAIGTPFCVTIDHQTKEDNTVTIRYRDSMEQERVPMDKVKEIVLNKINE